The genomic DNA catgTCCTGATgctttcagctaggccagggcaagcttgagttccaggtttgagGTTGTGTGCGTGTAGATAGTTTAGtatgttttccaggtagacagttggGACGCTAagctagtctagaggtttgtaataaaatttgaataagttgtaaaactaattagacttatggtttgtaataacagttgatTTGTATTAGTGTCTATTTCATattataacctgtgatcgatccagttgcatgcaaggggtcacatttattatattattctgcagtgagtattttattatagtttattggctagtgacccccaaatctagaccccgggtttggagggcatcataAATTGACTACAAGAAAGAAATGGATAGTTCGATCGTGTAAATATATAGATGTGTGGGAGTGAGTATACAGTTGATGAAAAGTTCGTCGGGGGTTTGGAAAGTCCAATGGCTCGGCCACTCGGATAATGTATAGCATAGAGTTATCTTAGATTATTAGTTTAACTTCTATAGGGCCAGGGATAGAAGGGGGAGAGAGGCGAGTCTTTCCAAATGAAGCGAAAATGAATCACTAAAATAATTTTGCCCTTCCTTTTGTCCCGCCGCTGTCTATCTATTTAGCCGCCCAATCCAATTTGTCAACAGCCCAACCCATatcaattcattttttaattttttaatttttataatgttATTTAAATCATACATACGAATATTATCATTAATTTATGAAAAAGTAATAGTATTACAAGGtgttatttttataaaatattttagtgatatcaagtaattcttttattttattaaattatttataaaaacatattcatttaattttaaattataaaaaaatatttcaatttctataaatataagaATAATTTGTTAGTGCTTCCCGGGCATCCTAAAAAAAGGTATATTTTGGGCTTTCACTTTCCAAAAACTCTACAAACTATTTTATTCAAACATACTACTTTtaaagataaatttaaaatttaattccattttaaaaaaaattcaactACTTATGGCAACACGGTTTATGTGTTGCAATAGAGAAGACATCTATATTAACACCAAAGATTTATTGAGCTATTGCAACATGTTATTATGCCTATGGCAACACCAAAATCTGGGTGTTGTGATAGGGCCATAATTTCATACATATTGCAACGCTTCCTAAGGCAACACCAGGAAAAAATGTGCAAATAGGTCATCTATGGCGTAGACATTCACCCCTCTTGTATGTACCTTTCGGACCTAACAATAATAGGGGAGAACACGATTCAATTCGGTTACAGTTTTAACCGAGCCAGAAATCGAAGATCTTCGGTTTTAAAAATCAAAAACTGTCGGTTTTGTTTAAAAAAATCTCGATCCTGTTACACTCGGTTCCTTTTCGGTTTCAAAACTGTTAGAAGACAAATTATATgacttcataattttattaagaGCCACCTCCATAATTTTGCAAGCCATGCTAAACacactttcttcttcttgaaatctTAACTTTTGTCGCCTTGCAGTTTAcaaatttatgatttaaaattttgTGATTTTGATTGTGAACTCCTTGTGTTAGAGGATCAAAATTTCACACATATTTGCAGAACATGTGTACACAGCCTCTAACAAACATAGCAACCAGATGTCCTACATGAAAGGGTCATTACCCTCTTGCTCTTTTAGAAGATAGAATGTCGACATGGCTTTAACTTAACTTTAAACACTAAAAACTAAGTCTTCAACTTTTTGAACTTAACATTTGCAAATCacttaaaaattaaattttaaggGGAGACCCAACTTTTATTTCAAAACTTTAGATAATATAAGTtataagttatatatatatatattaaaatatattccCTCAGTCCCACTGAATTCATTACATACTTTTTCCTCATATCTTGCACGCATTTTAAAGCTATTaaaaagtatagttctataatttattttgaaatttttatttctgtataaaagtttaaaaattatattttttatttaaaagaaaaaactATAATTAATTAGGGAACACGGGAGTCTTAAAATGTGTGCCAATTCCCGTCCCCCAATGTAAAGAATCGAGTAGGACGGAAGGagtaatattttatattattcaGTTTGGTTCAATATTTTTAGTTAGGTTTAAGTACAAAACTGAAATTGAGCCGCTTGTAGCGGTTGGATTTTTCGATTTTGTTTCAATTCATTTTTACCATTTCGGATTTGGTCGATTTTTTATCGGTTTTGGTTTCATTTTGATTTTAATGCTCACCCTTAATACAGTATTTTAGTCATAGTAGCAATATCATAGTTCTGAATAAAAAGTATATAGTTTAAGTTGGTAGAATCTTCCAACTTCTTTTTATGGTACGTAACCCGCAGCACTGCCTTTCGGGTGCGCAGTGGATAAACCCTATGGGCTTACGCactagcctgcaaaccacgtgaaccaacGTAAAAATCATTTAAGCGACAGGTTCTGGCTCAGGAGGTATAATCATAAAATCTCCTCCAATGGGATTCGAAGTTTAAGTTGGTCTTATTCGGTCGTGATTTTTAAGGATTTTTAAGTATTTTCAAAGTCCATgggtattcaatttagattttgaAAAATACTTCGAAATCTGGAGTTATTCAATTTAGATTGTaaaaaatccattaaaatctAAGTAAGTTAGATTTAAAAAATTCTATCAAAATCTTAgggtattcaatttagattttaaaaattctaatgATATATAATGGTATTCAAAAGTCCATGGATTTTATTTGATAAATATGTGGATTTTAATGGATTTGATAGTATATTTTCAATCTTTTGAAATCTCACGATAATATATGAGATTTtgaaagatttttaaaaatcttcACAAAATCATTAAGACTCTTCAAGATTTTTTTATCAATTCCGTCAAATTCTGCGAACATTTAAAATCAACGAAAATCTTCTAAAATCCATATATTATTATCAAAACTTCAAAATCACAATTAAATAAATCGAGTTTGTACTGGTATTCCTGAGATCGTGTTGCTCTTACGAGTAATATTTGCTTTGGACAGTTATCTAATGAATAAAATTGCTTATATAAAAAGAATAACGGTCATTAGAATTTTAGATTTAGAGAAGAAAATTATTTTATCtaatataaaagaaaaatatttgtTTCTGTATCGAAATTAAAATCTCTCATTAAACTACTCACAAGTCGATgtacaaaataaaaataatatttaatatataaataaaaaagaCCCGTTAATAGTGTGATTCAGTGTATCGATTAGCCTAAAACGAGCCTCATATTTTAGAGGAAGACTAGCCGAGCCGGACCCGATTTGTAAAAAACCGTCATTCAATCCATGATTTTTTTAAAACCCAGATAAAGCCCCAGCCACGGGCTTTTTCGGCCTCTTTATTCGTAAATATCGAAATTATTGTTTGGTATATGCGAATTtgaacaaaattaaaaattttaataatCTTTATGTAAATTCAAAacaaataaaaagttatttgctTCATAAAAAATCTAAAGTTATTCTATGCATAAATAGGAACTAATATTTGATAATTCTTTACATGGATGAACAATTAGAGATTCTTATTTTGTTTGGATAGGTATTTAAATTGTATATATTTAGTACTTTTAGTAAATTTTATGCAAaagaaataaattatttaatgcaCAAATAGTAAGTGATAAAAAAAGATTTTCATGTCAGTGACTTTCATGTGACCATCAAAGCCAAACTTTCCTATAAAATTCTGTGTTTTTACCCTCCCAAGACCCATCTTTCTCATTGGGTGAATTAAGAAAAATGCCAAGAATAAATTTGGGTCGCAGAAAAATCACCATGAGAAGAATGACTAATGAGAGCAATCTTGCAGTGACCTTCTCAAAAAGGCGTGCAGGCTTGTTCAACAAAGCCACTGAAATCTGCACCCTCTGTGGTGTGAAAATAGCCATCATTATTTTTTCACCAGGTGAAAAGAAGGTGTACTCTTTTGGACATCCCAACTTGGAGCTTCTCATTGATAAGTTCATTCTCCCTCAAGACGCCTATCCAGTTGCTCAATCTGGTGTGCTTGAACAGGTGGATCCCCCAATTCTCGCGGAACTCAATGGTCATCTATCTATGTTGCATGACCACTTGGAAACTGAAAGGACCTCTGCTGAAAGGCTTGAAAAGGAGAGGTCACAACGACCAGAGGTGGATTGGTTTGAAGCTCCTGTTGAAGATCTTGGACTCGAGCAGCTCCAGATGTTGAAATCTGGATTGACAGGGGTCAGAAAGATGGTTGCAAATAGAAGAGACAATCTTGCCATGACCCAACAAGCTCAGGATCTGACAGGCTTGAGTTTGGAAGGAGGAGAGCCAGCAGATGGCCCTGATGCTGCCTTTGGGATTGTTATGACACCACAAGGTTATATCCTGTGTTAGAGATCGCCGGGGCTTTTCCTCAATTCTATTGATTTTAGTTTTTCTATATCTGTGTTTTTATCATTTTTGGGATTCAAGTAATTCCGTTTTCTATATCTATATCTTATTTTCTTTTATGCTATTATTCTGTTTTGTATTTTTAATTCTCATAAATATCTATTCATTGATGAAACCATGAAGATGACATTAGCCAATATTAACAAACAAAGAATTATCAATATGAGCAAACGCCAAATCTCTAGACGATTGCAGAGACTAGTAATAATTATTTTCCTCTTCAATTCTTGTGATGCCTCTCCATATTCATACATCAACAACTAGTCAAAATAGAGTAATGGGAATTGAAACATCATATTCAGTTTGTAAGAATCCTCGTATGTATGTATCTTGACACAATTAGAGATTTTAGTAATCTTTTTATATATGCAAAACAGATAATAAGGTTTTGGTATGTAAGAATTCACATATGTATCAATCTTCATACAATCAAAAATTTTAGTAATTTTTGTATATATGCAAAATAGATAATAAGTTACTTGCTTtccaataaaataataaattattctATGTAAAACAGTAACTAATCAATGACAATTTCTTATAGTGTTGTATGTGACAATCAGAATATACTAATCACTAGTACATAACAGTAATAGACTAATCACTAGGACATAATAGACTACTCACTGATAAGTTATTATATGCAGGACAATAACTATTAAAATAGATAATAAGTTGGTGGTACTTAAGAATTCACATATGTATAAATCTTCACAATATATGCAAAACAACACAAGGTTATGCCCGGTGTTAGATATCGAGCTGGGCTTTTCTTCGATTCTGCTGAGTTTAATTTTCCTATATCTGTATTTGTGTTATATTTGGAATGCAAATTTCATTTTCTATGAGTGATGTTATTTGTTTTTTATGTGACTGTTTTGTGTTATGTTTATATATCTCATAATATCTCTTCATACATGTAACTCTATTTGTATTTGATGTTGTGTCAGGTAGTTCAAAAAATGATGTTGATATGGAGTGCCTTGAGCACTGAGGTAGCCATCTGCTTCACCAAAACTTGTCCACGGGAACCTTGTCCACCTCCTGCCTCCTCAACTAACAAATCTTATAATAGTCCAGAAAATACTTATATAGAAAGATATACTTCAACCTTTGTTAATCTCAGCCAGTTCAGACGAGCAATAGCATCTGATGATCAAGCCTTGATATAAGTAAAGGTGTTAGGCCTTTAACAGCTAAAGTTGTATTTATTTGGGGTTTCCTGGAAGAGAATAAACGTAAGTATTAATAAATGTGCCGCGTTATATATAACATATGCCATGAAGAGCTTAGAATCCATATTGACGCATCCATATAGGATCTATCCTTGACCAATCAAAAAAAGAGTAAACACCTCTCCTAGCAATCAGCTAAGTGATCCTGAGCCAAACTTTGATGATCAATTTTGGATGTATCAAAGGAAGGATATTAGAGGATATTTGACTTTAAATTTTATTAAGCGGTCAAAATTTTTCTGCATATGTTATATCTCGGGAAGAGTCCATGAATGGGACAAATATTAGGTGTCCAAGTTTCAAGTGTGAGAATTGCCAATTCTGGAATGGGGAGAAAGTAAATTTGCACCTATTAAAAAAAAGGTTTGTGAAGGGGTATTATGTGCGGGATCGGCATGGAGAGCCATATATTGCTAGACAAAATGGAGGACAATTATTGCAATAATCAATGTGAAAGAGATGAAGACAACCGAATGTACAACATGGTGACACATGTTGCTAGTAAAAATAATTACCTTAATATATTGCAAATAAATTGCTCGTGTGATTCTTTGATATTTGTTAGTTTAATGTTGAtaagaatcagaaagaattgtAGTTTATCACGTAGTTCAGATGTAGATAATTCGGATGTGAGATGTGAGAAGAAGAAATGGGCATAACCAACTTTGTAAACAAATTTCGGATATTAAACAATGTAATAAGACAAGTTAGGTTGATAGCATTAAATTAAAGTACTACAATTTACTCTGGGAACCACAACAGATATAACTACAGGTATAAATTTAACTGATTTATAGTTATAATGAATTGGTAACGATATACTAACATAACATAGTTTACGTTAGCATGGCGATATCATTCCGTTACTAACTGGTCGCTATTTCATTACTAGTTCGTAGACAAAAATGTTGGATTTAATCTAAACATATTTACctatttatttttttgattattagTTTCTCAAGTATAGTTGTTGTCATGTGTATCCAGGGACCTAGTCTTCTGGTACATCGTGAGTTTAGGATCTAAATAAACAGTAGTAGAGGTTATGTAGGAGTCTGGTAGTGTAGTGGTTCCTGATTTGTAGTAACTactcttttcttttgtttttaaATCCCTTGTATGCTTACAGTTTAATATAAGAACTTTCGTTTTATTTTCTTCCATTCAGAGCTTATACTAAGTAAGTGAGTATCAGGTGATTTCTTTTACACTTGGTATCAGAGTTTAGGAAAATTCAGAGCAGATGGAGACTACTAGTAAACCCAAAGAAAGTTCATTTGGCCTCAGTTACCCAATGCTAACCAAAAGAAATTACACTGCATGGGAAATGAAAATGAAAGTTTTTATTCCAGCTCATGGGGTGTGGGAAGCCATAGAACCCAAGGATCCTAAGGGCACAGTGGAGGATAAAATCGATAAACGGGCATCGACTGTAATATACCAAGCTGTCCCTGAAAATGTGTTGCTGTCATTATCAAAAAGGAAGATGTCCAAGCAAGCTTGGGACGCAGTCAAAACAATGTCACTAGGGGCAGACAAGGTGTGAATGGCAAAGGCACAGACTCTCAAATATGAATTCAAAATGATGAGCATTAAGGACACCGATCAGTTTGACGATTTTTATATGAAACTCAATAATCTGGTCACTAATATCAGGGCTTTGGGAGAGAAAATGGAGGAAGTTTACGTTGTTAAGAAGCTACTCAGAGCTGTTCCCACTAGGTTCCTGTAAATTGCGTTCGCTATCGAACAATTTGGCAACCTGGAGGAGATGTCAGTAGAGGAAGTTGTTTGTTCTCTCAAGGCCCATGAGGAACAGGTGAAGGGCGTAACAAAGACAAGCCAAGGACAACTCCTCTTGACAGAAGAAGAGTGGAGGAAAAAGAAAATAGTGAAGGACAGCTACTGTTATCCCGAGATGAATGGTTGAAGAGAACCAGTAAATAGAGAGGACAAAAAAACAGCATGAGAGTGAGAGGTGACAGGAGCAAAGTACGTTGTTTTAACTGTCAAGCATATGGGCATTTCGCGTCGGAATGCCGCAAACCCCGCAGAGATCGAGAAGTGCAGAAGGAGGCAAACCTCACTCTCATTCAAGAGGACGAGTCAGCTTTGTTAATAGCTGAAGTTGGACAAACGGAGATCGTATCCATGCTATTGAAGGAGGATTCAGTAGTGCCAAAATTACGTACGAGTAAAGAGGAACGAAGAGAATCAGAAgtttggtacttggataatggcGCCAGCAATCATATGACTGGATCACGGGGAAAGTTCAAAGATCTTGATGAACGAGTGATAGGAAAGGTACGTTTCGGTGATGGGTCCACAGTAAATATAATGGGAAAAGGGAAAATTGGATTTCCATGCAAAAACGGCGAAGAAAGAATCCTGACAGATGTGTATTACATCCCTAACTTATGTAATAATATAATAAGTTTGGGACAACTATCTGAAGCAGGAAACAGAGTCATATTGGATGGCGAGTACCTGTGGGTATACGAAGATAGTGGCAAGCTATTGATGAAAGTGAAACAGACTGAAAATCGACTGTATAAAATAACCCTCGAAGAAAGTTAAGCCACTTGTTTCATGTCTAAGGCAGAAGATGACGCGTGGGTGTGACACAGTAGACTCGGGCATGTCAATTTCCAGGCCGTGGAACTCATGTCAAGAGATGACATGGCATACGGATTGCCAAACTAGTACAACCACTCAAGAAAAGTTAAGGATGCCTAATGTTAAAACAAGCCAGGAAACCATTTCCATCTCAATCCACTCTTGAGTCATGGAAGCCACTCGAGCTGGTGCACGCAGGTATTTGTGGACCTATCTCACATGTGACTCCGGGAGGTAACCgctatttttttttatttgttgaggattatattaaaaaaatatggGCATATATGTTGAAAGAAAAGAGTAATGCTTTTGAGATGTTCAAGAAATTTAAGGTGTTGGTTGAGGATGGTATTGAGAAAAGAATAAGAATTTTGAGAACTGATCGGGGTGGTGAATTTTGCTCGAAAGAATTTACCATGTTTTGTGAAAGCGCTGGGATTCGAAAACACTATACGGCTCCATACACCCCACAAAAAAATGGTGTGCTGGAGCGTAGAAATCGTACGGTTGTAGCAATGACCAGAAGTTTTTTGAAGGGAGCTAAACTTCCTGCATTTTTGTGGGGTGAAGCAGTGAGGCACTCAATTTATATCCTTAATCGATTGCCAACCCGTGTCATAAGCGGAAGGACTCCATTCGAAGCATGGTATGGAAAGAAACTAGATATGTCTCATGTTAAGAAGTTTGGGAGTGTTGTATTTATGAAGGTTCCATTAGTTCACGTCAAGAAATTGGATGATAAGGGAAAGATGGTGATATATCTTGGGAAGGAACCTGGAACAAAAGGTAGCAGACTATACGATCCCAAGACTGGAAACTTACATGTTAGCAGAGATGTTGTGGTACAAGAAGGTGACACCTGGATGTCGGATCAAAATAGGGGAGATGAGGTTTCATTTCCTGCGCAGTATATTAAAATGGGAGATCAGGAGAATGTGATTGAAGCAGAGGATACAGAAACTGAGTCACCAACTCCGTTACAGACACCACCTATACAGTCGCCCTCTATGTCGCCAATTTCATTACAAACACCATCTACACAGTCGTCTTCAGTATTTTTAAAGACACCCACAACAGCTGCTACACCAGAAGGAACTAGTGGCTTGTCCTCTACACAAACCAGTGAACCAAGGCGATTCAGGTCACTTGAAGATATTTACAATGAAACAGAAGTCATAGATATGATTGACGATTTGATGCTTTTGAAAATTGAGGGGCCAACATCGTTTGGTGAAGCAGTCAAGGAGAATGAGTGGCAATTTGTAATGCAAGTAGAATTCAACACTATTGAGAAAAATGAAACTCGGATGTTGACAGATCTGCCACCTGGACACAAACCGATATGTTTGAAATGGGTCTATAAAGAGAAGAAGGACCTGAAGGAAATGTGGTGAAACATAAAGCACGTCTCGTAGTAAAGGGATACGTACAAAGAAAGGGAATAGACTATGATGAAGTATTTGCCCCAGTAGCTCGCTTGGACACAGTACGGTTACTATTGGCTCTCAAGACTAAACAAGGTTGGGAGGTTCACCATCTAGATGTTAAAGCTGCATTCTTGAATGGTGAGCTCAATGAAGAGGTGTACGTTACTCAACGGGAAGGATTTGTAAAGGTAGGACACGAAAGTAAAGTTTATAAGCTCTCAAAGACCTTATACGGATTGAGACAGGCTCCTAGAGCATAGAATGCGAAGCTAGACAAGTGTATGAAAGAGTTGGGGTTTACCAGGTGTCTGCACGAACAGGAAGTATACACAAAAATCACTGGAAAAGACATTATAGTTGTGGGAGTCTATGTCGATGATTTACTCGTAAGTGGCTCGAATATAATGCCGGTGGAGGAATTTAAATTGCAGATGAATAAGCATTTTGAAATGAGCAACTTGGGTCTCTTATCATATTACTTGGGTATAGAGGTAAATCAAGGAGGTTTATTTACAACACTAAAACAAGCCGCTTATGTAAAGAAACTATTGGAAAAAGCTGGAATGATGAATTGTAATTCATCCAAATTTCCTATGGAACATAAACTACAACTCGATAAGGATGAATGAGGTCAAACAGTTGATGCCACTGAGTACAGACGTATTGTCGGGAGCCTTCGATACTTAACTCATACACGTCCAGGCATTTCTTTTGCCATGGGGGTTGTAAGTCGGTTTATGAAGAAAACCACGACGAAGCACCAACAGGCAGTAAAACACATTTTGAGATATGTGAGAGGAACTGTGGACTATGGCTTAGTGTACATGAAGGAAAAGAAAGAGGAGACGTTATCTGGGTTTACAGATAGTGATCTTGAAGGGGATGTTGGTGACAGGTGAAGCACTGGTAGGATGTGCTTTCACCTGAATACAAATTTAATCTCCTGGGCATCACAGAAGCAAAGAGTAGTGGCACTATCATCGTGTGAGGCAGAATATATGGCAGCAACTATAGCAGCATGCCAGAGCATATGACTTCAAGGTTTACTCGAAGAAATTAGTGGAATACGAGTTGGACCTGTGGTGCTTCATGTGGATAATAAGTCATCCATTGAGTTAATGAAAAACCCTGTTAATAATGGTCGAAGCAAGCATATCGATGTTCATTTCCACTTCATTCGTGAGTGCATCAAACGGGGAAAGTTAGTAGACGAGTACGTGACGACACAGGAGCAGCGGGCGGACATTTTAAATAAAACATTAAGAAGAGTAAAGTTTGAAGAAATGAGAAAGGTTATTGGGGTCGTGGACTTGTCTGCAGTTTAAGTAATAGGGTGAGCTGGAAGCGTGTTTAGATTAGGAGGGAATATGTTGGATTTAATCTAAACATATTTAcctatttatttttttaattattagttTCTCAAGTATAGTTGTTGTCATGTGTATCCAGGGACCTAGTCTTCTGGTACATCGTGAGTTTAGGATCTAAATAAACAGTAGTAGAGGTTATGTAGGAGTCTGGTAGTGTAGTGGTTCCTGATTTGTAGTAACTactcttttcttttgtttttaaATCCCTTGTATGCTTCCAGTTTAATATAAGAACTTCCGTTTTATTTTCTTCCATTCAGAGCTTATACTAAGTAAGTGAGCATCAGGTGATTTCTTTTACAAAAAATGGATAAGAATCCATTAGCATTTTGTTGGTTGGTTTGCGCGGACATTTTTCGTTCCTATTTTTCCAATAAAAATATATGTTAGTAACATATATGTCGTTGTTATGTAGGGCTTCCATTTGATCTTTCTAAATTTTAATTTTGGTCAGAAATTTATTAGTAATCGCTGACCGACTGTTCTCTTTTGTTAAATTGCATTAACATTATTACGTATTCTTGTAGTGATAGAATCTAATGCCATAACGACCAAATATTATCGTCAAGTAGTCTGAGGTACATATCTAATCATTCATGAGTGCTCAACTGCTCCCTTGACTTAGGTGATGCAGGTGCCATGTCACAAAGCAGAGGCAGTGCATATTGTTTCAAAGGAGATCCTGACACGAGAGAAAATAATCCCATTATCTGCTTCTTCTTATCTTCTTTTATTTATCTTGCAGAGATTAAATAGTGCATTGAGATTCAACAAAAAAAAGAACCCATAATGATTTACTTTAAAACTGGGAATTTGAGCAATTACACACCGGTATATGCCCCTGGTGATATGGAAGCGCAACTTTATGTTAAAAACATAAATGGCTACAACATAGTTctgaagaagaagtatatgttcCAAGCACTCTCCTCATTGTGGATGTGGGATTCAAGAGGGATTTCTTCGAGGTTAAGATTTGGGATCAAATATTTGATTGCATCTGCTTTCTGAAGATTCTCTAAATAGTGTGTGTCAGTTTAGTGATGATTTATACACTTTACCAACTGTCGAATAATTCAGCGAAAATTTAAAAAGAATGAGTGAGAAATTACTAGGTTAGACAAAGTTATCTATAGAAGTATATAGTACCATCAAATGTAAATTCGACTAAGCATACTTTGACTACACATGTAGGACTTCACAATTGTGTCCGATAAAGAAAATTCCAGTAGAAGGTAAGCCACCTTTTAAATGAATATTTGCATTCCAAGGTGGAACTATATGGGAAAGTAAACCAGATGATATAGAACTCATAGGTATATATATCTGCATTCCAAGGTGGAACATTACAGATTTATTCTCTGGAATTAGAATATATGCCAAATTAAGGCCAACTTGCCcgaggttttaaaaattattacaaCTACTTCTAAAACAGTAGTATTTAAAACTGTTAAAATAATTATATGATAATCCGATATAAATTCCAAATACTTCGGCATTTAAATGGTTCCGGGAATACCACAGATAAATTTGGATTACATTCAAAAAGACAAAAACTATCGTCTATAATGTAAGGATCATCAGTGCTACATATACATTTAACTATAAGTGCATGCAGGAGAAAACTATGTCGAAGAATCCTGCTATGGGGAAAAATCCAAAACTAGTAAAATAGAAAGTGAACAGGCGTACGCGAGTGCGGGAGCAAGTACGGGTCGAATCACAGAGAACGCGAATCAAgtttttaaattataaaactaAGAAGAACAATTAACTAATACTTACAAATATTACTTTTAAAAGATCTAAGAAACGGATTTCATCGGCTAAACATAAATAGCATGGCATAAACATGTATTTTTTATAGCAAATAAACTCAGAGGTATTTAGAGTAAAGCCTTCCAATGACTCCAAATTAAGTttcatttaaaatcataaaaatatttcacattcattTTACCAATTAAATCAACTCTAAAAATTATACGAATTCTATTTATACGAACTCCCAACTCTACTTGTGTGGCTCGTATGAAAATACTAACATGATATTGGagataattaataaaaataatatgtAAACATTAAGGCACGTACACCATGATATCGGGTCCCTTTACCCACTACATATGTCCCTAAGAAATGGCTTAGCTGAACATCATCGAGACCGTGATATAAGAAAATTTCCAAGAATCAAGATGAATTTCAAGCTTTTATTAATAATGAAATTTTGTTTACAAGAGAGAAAATAATGAAGAGAGATACAAGAGAGAGGGAAGAGGTATGTGAGATGAGATGTGTGGAGTGTGAGACTAGGGGGTCTATTTATTCTAAAAAATTACACATTAATATTGATTACAAAGACCTTGTAACTGATTTATAACAAACTTTGTGACCAAATGCTTGCAAAGCTTTCCCTTATAAAAAGGTTTATGCTCGATTCACCACGATCCTGGACTCATGATGACAAAACGCAATATTATGACTTGTTGCCCAATTagtaatatattatataatacaatcactaatattatataataaaaatgtGTAATCAAATTCTTCCATATCAAAACTA from Apium graveolens cultivar Ventura chromosome 5, ASM990537v1, whole genome shotgun sequence includes the following:
- the LOC141662093 gene encoding agamous-like MADS-box protein AGL62 translates to MPRINLGRRKITMRRMTNESNLAVTFSKRRAGLFNKATEICTLCGVKIAIIIFSPGEKKVYSFGHPNLELLIDKFILPQDAYPVAQSGVLEQVDPPILAELNGHLSMLHDHLETERTSAERLEKERSQRPEVDWFEAPVEDLGLEQLQMLKSGLTGVRKMVANRRDNLAMTQQAQDLTGLSLEGGEPADGPDAAFGIVMTPQGSSKNDVDMECLEH